From Nitrospirota bacterium, the proteins below share one genomic window:
- a CDS encoding phosphocholine cytidylyltransferase family protein, translating to MKAVILAAGVGKRLWTITQHRPKCLIEFGGRALLLRYLDTLAGLGVRRATIVVGYKREMIRAVAGSTCCGVAVTYLVNEQYHRGSISSLWLARTELDDDALIMDADVLFHREILRRLVHSPWPNALLMDETVKQQGEECMVVVRGGRVIALTKKMPSQYDYAGEGVGFLKVRHGDAQHLVNSLKGYVDRDLWDMEYEDGLLQFFQDVKVGHEKIGGLPWTEIDFPEDVVRAERDILPMLE from the coding sequence ATGAAAGCCGTCATCCTCGCGGCCGGAGTCGGCAAGCGGCTCTGGACCATTACGCAGCATCGTCCGAAGTGCCTCATCGAATTCGGCGGACGCGCGCTCCTTCTTCGGTACCTGGACACGTTGGCGGGCTTGGGCGTCAGGCGAGCGACGATCGTCGTCGGGTATAAGCGGGAGATGATCCGGGCCGTGGCGGGATCGACCTGTTGCGGCGTGGCCGTTACCTACCTCGTCAACGAGCAGTATCACCGCGGCAGCATCTCGTCTCTGTGGCTGGCCCGGACGGAACTGGACGACGACGCGCTCATCATGGATGCGGACGTGCTGTTTCATCGGGAGATCCTCCGCCGGCTGGTCCACTCGCCGTGGCCCAACGCGTTGCTGATGGACGAGACGGTCAAGCAGCAGGGAGAGGAATGCATGGTCGTGGTGCGCGGCGGGCGGGTGATCGCGCTGACCAAGAAGATGCCGTCGCAGTACGATTACGCGGGGGAGGGCGTGGGGTTCCTGAAAGTCCGACACGGCGACGCGCAACACTTGGTGAACTCGCTCAAGGGTTATGTGGATCGCGACCTGTGGGACATGGAGTACGAAGACGGCCTGCTGCAATTCTTTCAGGACGTGAAGGTGGGGCACGAGAAAATCGGCGGTCTGCCTTGGACCGAGATCGATTTCCCGGAAGATGTCGTGCGGGCGGAACGGGACATCTTGCCGATGCTGGAATAA
- a CDS encoding alanine--glyoxylate aminotransferase family protein — MILLNPGPVNVSERVRQALHRPDICHRESEFVELLRGIRHKLLKAFVPGAESEYAAIVLTGSGTAAVESAVLSSIPHGKRVLVINNGVYGERISNMVGLHRLGVSEFKLEWGMRPDPEKLRLALRQHPEVHAVAMVHHETTTGLINPVKEIADVVDSQNRVFILDSVSGLAGEPLDIAGSHIYMVAGTAGKCIQGFPGVSFVLVRRGFMERLKSYPKRSWYLHLIHYFDEDGQEAIPFTPAVQLYYAFDEALNELLEEGVANRIQRYGKAAALIRRRMSALGIKPVLAPELQSNTITSYYLPAGLAYQTLHDRLKEQGYVIYAGQGQLESKIFRVANMGALTPQQIEGFLQAFERVLESAAVRT; from the coding sequence GTGATTTTGCTGAATCCCGGTCCCGTCAACGTGTCCGAGCGCGTGCGGCAGGCGCTGCACCGCCCGGATATCTGCCATCGCGAGTCCGAGTTCGTGGAGCTGCTGCGCGGCATCCGCCACAAGCTCCTCAAGGCGTTCGTGCCGGGCGCCGAATCCGAATATGCGGCGATCGTCCTGACCGGATCGGGCACCGCCGCGGTCGAGTCGGCGGTCCTGTCCTCGATTCCGCACGGGAAGCGAGTCCTCGTCATCAACAACGGGGTCTACGGGGAGCGGATTTCCAACATGGTCGGCCTCCACCGCCTCGGTGTCTCCGAGTTTAAGCTGGAGTGGGGGATGCGGCCCGATCCGGAAAAGCTCCGGCTGGCGCTCCGGCAGCATCCCGAGGTGCACGCGGTCGCCATGGTGCACCACGAGACGACGACCGGCTTGATCAACCCGGTCAAAGAGATCGCGGACGTGGTGGACAGCCAGAATCGTGTCTTCATTCTTGATTCCGTGAGCGGCCTGGCGGGCGAGCCGCTGGATATCGCCGGGTCACATATCTATATGGTGGCGGGGACAGCGGGGAAATGCATCCAGGGGTTCCCCGGGGTGTCCTTCGTCTTGGTCCGCCGGGGATTCATGGAGCGGTTGAAGAGCTATCCGAAGCGATCCTGGTACCTGCATCTCATTCATTATTTCGACGAAGACGGTCAAGAAGCCATTCCCTTCACGCCGGCGGTCCAGTTGTATTACGCCTTCGACGAGGCGTTGAATGAACTGCTGGAAGAAGGGGTCGCGAACCGGATTCAACGTTACGGAAAAGCCGCGGCGCTCATCCGCCGGCGGATGAGCGCCCTGGGGATCAAGCCGGTTCTCGCGCCGGAGCTGCAATCCAACACGATCACGTCCTACTATCTCCCCGCCGGCTTGGCCTATCAGACTCTGCACGATCGGCTGAAAGAGCAAGGCTACGTGATTTACGCCGGTCAGGGGCAGCTGGAAAGCAAGATTTTCCGCGTCGCGAACATGGGCGCCCTGACGCCTCAGCAGATCGAAGGGTTTCTCCAAGCCTTCGAGCGCGTTCTGGAGAGCGCGGCCGTCCGCACATGA
- a CDS encoding thiamine pyrophosphate-dependent enzyme, translating into MRPEQGTLISRAQAIAAVLELLTDQPVIICNGFPSREAFKIADRPTHFYMIGSMGVAPAIGLGVALAKPNKQVVIFDGDGNVLMGMGTLATVAALRPKNFIHVVFDNEVYGSTGNQPTISNVVRLDLVAKAAGYVNVERVREREDLVYEFKDMLGKDGPSFLLVKVNELAEDAGRVMLEPPEITRRFMKAIE; encoded by the coding sequence ATGAGGCCTGAACAGGGGACGTTGATCAGCCGGGCCCAGGCGATCGCGGCGGTGTTGGAGTTGCTCACCGACCAGCCGGTGATTATTTGCAACGGATTTCCGTCACGCGAGGCGTTCAAGATCGCCGATCGTCCGACTCATTTCTATATGATCGGATCGATGGGAGTGGCGCCGGCCATCGGATTGGGCGTGGCCTTGGCGAAACCGAACAAACAGGTCGTGATTTTCGACGGCGACGGGAATGTCCTGATGGGCATGGGCACGTTGGCGACGGTCGCCGCGTTGCGGCCCAAGAACTTTATCCATGTCGTCTTCGACAACGAAGTGTACGGCAGCACGGGCAACCAGCCGACGATCTCGAACGTCGTGCGGCTGGACCTGGTGGCCAAAGCCGCCGGGTATGTGAACGTCGAACGGGTGCGCGAACGCGAAGATCTCGTGTACGAGTTCAAGGACATGCTCGGGAAAGACGGCCCGAGTTTTCTGCTCGTGAAGGTCAACGAGCTGGCGGAGGACGCGGGCCGGGTGATGCTGGAGCCGCCGGAGATCACCAGGCGGTTTATGAAAGCGATAGAATGA
- a CDS encoding thiamine pyrophosphate-binding protein, translating to MIESDAFVQALQDRGVNFFTGVPDSILGGIIAELMERRVYVPAVREDEAVAMAAGAYMAGRIPAVLMQNSGLGTSLNTLMSLNLIYRQPCILIVSWRGFQGKDAPEHLVMGQTMTQLLDTVRIPHRTLSEQTVMDDLKWVAETFMERRIPVALLIQKGVVKGLQP from the coding sequence GTGATTGAAAGCGATGCGTTCGTTCAGGCGCTCCAGGATAGAGGGGTCAATTTCTTCACCGGTGTGCCGGATTCCATCCTGGGCGGGATCATCGCCGAATTAATGGAGCGGCGCGTCTATGTGCCGGCTGTCCGGGAAGACGAGGCCGTCGCGATGGCGGCCGGCGCCTACATGGCGGGCAGGATTCCGGCCGTGTTGATGCAGAACTCCGGGCTGGGCACTTCGCTGAACACCCTGATGTCGCTCAATCTGATCTACCGTCAACCCTGTATCTTGATCGTCTCGTGGCGGGGCTTCCAAGGGAAAGACGCGCCGGAACACTTGGTCATGGGGCAGACCATGACGCAACTGCTGGACACGGTGCGGATCCCGCATCGGACGCTGTCGGAACAGACGGTCATGGATGATCTGAAGTGGGTGGCGGAGACCTTCATGGAACGGCGTATCCCGGTGGCCCTGCTGATCCAGAAGGGAGTGGTGAAAGGGTTGCAGCCGTGA
- a CDS encoding isocitrate lyase/phosphoenolpyruvate mutase family protein produces MHNATKLRRLLQRPGIIKAVGAHDALSAKLIEQAGFDAIWASGFAISASLKCLPDASFITSTEQLEVERHIAEAVTIPIIADCDTGYGNALNVMRTVTDRERAGVAAICIEDNVYPKRCSFYAGVRRELVPIEEHCGKIKAAKAAQTVPDFAVIARTEALIAGWGREEALKRAEAYAEAGADAVLIHSKSPTFDELKAVAKAWSGRVPLVVVPTIFDQVTAAELEDAGFKIVIYANQLVRAGIKAMRDTLDIIKRDTRPGSVNDRIVKLKEVYDIVGVPQMEEDERRFLPVGGEKITAVIAAAGFEKQLLPLIEDKPKCLLDIKGKTILERQVAALNECNIKDIALIRGYKKEAITLPNIRYYDNDRYEETGELHSLFCAENEMKGRTIILYGDIIFETAVLEKLLKSPADITLVVDLAWHDEKQRGGPPIHLNPDLVMLQDPPGKSYLFRYVMPDEQNRVVKIGQHLPPDQAHAEFIGMAMFSENGIKAFTECYRRASVTYRSKGFHEAGSFLKASFTDLIQELIDTGHTVNCVPIFKGWMEVDSFEEYQKAWAKLRQ; encoded by the coding sequence ATGCACAACGCGACGAAGCTCCGCCGCCTCTTGCAACGTCCGGGTATCATCAAAGCCGTCGGCGCCCACGACGCCCTCAGCGCGAAGCTGATCGAACAGGCGGGCTTCGACGCCATCTGGGCCAGCGGGTTCGCCATCTCCGCCTCCCTTAAGTGCCTCCCCGACGCGAGCTTCATCACCTCGACCGAGCAGCTCGAGGTCGAGCGTCATATCGCCGAGGCCGTCACCATTCCGATCATCGCCGACTGCGACACGGGCTACGGAAACGCGCTGAACGTGATGCGGACCGTCACCGACCGGGAACGGGCCGGCGTGGCGGCCATCTGCATCGAGGACAACGTGTACCCCAAACGGTGCAGCTTCTACGCCGGCGTCCGCCGTGAACTGGTTCCTATCGAGGAGCACTGTGGAAAGATCAAGGCCGCCAAGGCCGCGCAGACGGTGCCGGATTTCGCGGTGATCGCCAGGACCGAAGCACTGATCGCCGGTTGGGGACGGGAGGAAGCGCTGAAGCGGGCCGAGGCTTACGCGGAAGCGGGGGCCGACGCGGTGCTCATCCACTCGAAGTCGCCGACCTTCGACGAACTCAAAGCGGTCGCGAAAGCCTGGTCCGGCCGCGTCCCGCTGGTCGTCGTGCCGACGATCTTCGATCAGGTGACCGCCGCCGAACTCGAAGACGCCGGCTTCAAGATCGTGATCTACGCCAACCAACTGGTTCGGGCCGGCATCAAAGCCATGCGGGACACGCTCGACATCATCAAACGGGACACCAGGCCCGGATCGGTCAACGACCGCATCGTCAAGCTCAAGGAAGTTTACGACATCGTCGGCGTGCCGCAGATGGAAGAGGACGAGCGGCGCTTCCTGCCGGTCGGCGGCGAGAAGATCACCGCCGTCATCGCGGCGGCCGGCTTCGAGAAGCAGTTGCTGCCGCTGATCGAGGACAAGCCCAAGTGCCTCCTGGACATCAAAGGCAAGACCATTCTCGAACGGCAGGTCGCCGCGCTGAACGAGTGCAACATCAAGGACATCGCCCTGATCAGGGGATACAAGAAGGAAGCCATCACCCTGCCCAACATCCGGTATTACGACAACGATCGATATGAAGAGACCGGCGAACTCCATTCGCTCTTCTGCGCCGAGAACGAGATGAAGGGCCGGACGATCATTCTGTACGGCGACATCATTTTTGAAACCGCGGTGCTGGAGAAACTCCTCAAGAGCCCGGCGGACATCACGCTGGTGGTGGACTTGGCCTGGCATGACGAGAAGCAGCGGGGAGGGCCGCCGATCCACCTCAACCCGGACCTGGTGATGCTGCAGGATCCGCCGGGGAAGAGCTACCTGTTTCGCTACGTCATGCCGGACGAACAGAATCGCGTCGTCAAAATCGGCCAGCACTTGCCGCCCGACCAGGCGCATGCCGAGTTCATCGGGATGGCGATGTTCTCGGAGAACGGCATCAAAGCCTTCACCGAGTGCTACCGCCGGGCGTCGGTCACGTACCGGTCCAAGGGCTTCCACGAGGCCGGCAGCTTCCTCAAAGCCTCGTTCACCGACCTGATTCAAGAACTCATCGACACCGGCCACACGGTCAATTGCGTCCCCATCTTCAAGGGTTGGATGGAAGTGGACTCCTTCGAGGAATACCAGAAGGCCTGGGCGAAACTGCGCCAATAA
- a CDS encoding TetR/AcrR family transcriptional regulator has product MPRHARLAALRPSGQERQASLIAAATSLFAAKGFKGTTTKEIAKAAGVSEALVFKYFPTKRALYAAILAEKASLSELLEAVDEAARKRDDARVFTLIAGYRIRPGADPTLMRLLLFSALEGHELSDMFFSKHHRVFYDYLAGYIRQRIRDGEFRNVDPLLAARAFIGMIVYHRLLHEIFHVPMQRPHDEIVSTYVTLFLDGLRARRSNGRTPRRRLP; this is encoded by the coding sequence ATGCCCAGACACGCACGTCTCGCGGCCTTGCGCCCTTCGGGTCAGGAACGGCAGGCCAGCCTCATCGCCGCCGCGACGTCGCTCTTCGCCGCCAAGGGCTTCAAGGGGACGACCACCAAAGAGATCGCCAAGGCCGCCGGGGTGAGCGAAGCGCTGGTGTTCAAGTACTTCCCGACCAAGCGCGCGCTCTATGCCGCGATCCTGGCCGAGAAGGCGAGTCTCTCCGAGTTGCTCGAGGCGGTGGATGAGGCGGCGCGGAAGCGCGACGATGCCAGGGTCTTTACGCTGATCGCCGGCTACCGCATCCGGCCCGGCGCCGATCCGACCTTGATGCGCCTGCTGCTCTTCAGCGCGCTGGAGGGACACGAGCTGTCGGACATGTTTTTCAGCAAGCACCATCGCGTCTTTTACGACTACCTGGCGGGATACATCAGGCAACGGATCAGGGACGGCGAGTTCCGCAACGTGGATCCGCTTCTGGCCGCACGAGCGTTCATCGGCATGATCGTGTACCATCGGCTGCTGCATGAGATCTTCCATGTTCCCATGCAGCGCCCGCACGACGAGATCGTCTCCACCTACGTGACCTTGTTTCTCGACGGGCTGCGGGCCCGCCGATCAAACGGCAGGACGCCTCGTCGCAGGCTGCCATGA
- a CDS encoding efflux RND transporter periplasmic adaptor subunit, which translates to MNRIRQHPILTLAGLLIAVVAVLVVFRLSSSSAKGDGRKGRVITVGTITPIRQDLDVRLTYTADLTPNQVVNLFSRVDGYIAKMHVDKGDFVKANQLLVEIDHTDFVHAVNQAKANLAAARARVAQQEAALRNATLTLDRMQALIKDQFVSQQDLDNAQVNYDAAVAQTDTLRAQVRQMEVALAQAETNLTYSYIRAPFTGYVAERNLDPGAYVSGATASTSTFSRGILSLHDIETVRTLIEVVEKDVPLVRIGQKAEIRAEAYPDRIFEGTVTRVVQALNRATRTMTVEVDLPNPDHALKGGMFARVEVIVGTHRNAVQIPLDALTRLEDLQYVYVVREGKARRVPVEVGSRVETRIEVTKGLTGDEEIIVSGKDLVTDGTAVQTKPLDTVKRET; encoded by the coding sequence ATGAATCGTATCAGGCAACATCCGATCCTGACCCTCGCGGGGCTGCTGATCGCGGTCGTCGCGGTGCTGGTCGTCTTCCGTCTGAGCAGCAGCAGCGCAAAGGGCGACGGACGGAAGGGCCGCGTGATCACGGTCGGGACGATCACGCCGATCCGGCAGGATTTGGACGTGCGGCTCACCTACACGGCGGATCTCACGCCCAATCAGGTGGTGAACCTGTTTTCACGCGTGGACGGCTATATCGCCAAGATGCACGTGGACAAGGGCGATTTCGTCAAGGCCAATCAGTTGCTGGTCGAAATCGACCACACCGACTTCGTTCACGCGGTCAACCAGGCCAAGGCCAACCTGGCCGCGGCCCGCGCGCGGGTCGCGCAACAGGAGGCCGCCCTCCGCAACGCCACGCTGACCCTCGACCGCATGCAAGCCCTCATCAAGGACCAGTTCGTCTCTCAACAGGATCTGGACAACGCGCAGGTCAATTACGACGCGGCGGTCGCGCAGACGGACACGCTTCGCGCGCAGGTCCGGCAGATGGAGGTCGCGCTGGCCCAAGCCGAGACCAACCTGACGTATTCCTACATCCGCGCCCCCTTCACCGGCTACGTGGCCGAGCGGAATTTGGATCCCGGCGCCTACGTCAGCGGGGCGACCGCCAGCACCAGCACCTTTTCGCGGGGAATCCTCAGTCTGCACGACATCGAGACCGTGCGGACGTTGATCGAGGTGGTGGAGAAGGACGTCCCGCTGGTGCGGATCGGACAAAAAGCGGAGATCAGGGCCGAGGCGTATCCGGACCGGATCTTCGAGGGCACCGTCACGCGGGTCGTCCAGGCGTTGAACCGCGCGACGCGCACGATGACCGTGGAGGTCGACCTGCCCAATCCCGATCACGCGCTTAAAGGCGGCATGTTCGCCCGCGTCGAAGTGATCGTCGGCACGCATCGGAACGCCGTGCAGATTCCGCTGGACGCGCTGACCCGTCTTGAAGACCTTCAATACGTCTACGTCGTCCGCGAGGGCAAAGCCCGCCGCGTGCCGGTGGAGGTCGGCAGCCGCGTCGAGACCCGCATCGAGGTGACGAAAGGCCTGACCGGCGACGAGGAGATCATCGTCTCGGGGAAGGACCTCGTCACGGACGGCACCGCGGTCCAGACCAAACCGCTTGATACCGTGAAACGTGAGACGTAA
- a CDS encoding efflux RND transporter permease subunit, with the protein MWLTLLALRNRVGILMLSLAMVVLGATSLERLPVDLFPNIQVPVAFVGVIYKGAPPIDIEQSVVYPIEKAVSSASNVEHVESFSKQGIGAVQIWFNWGADINVGQMEVMQRVTQILNQLPPGILQPFIVKFDVSNIPVALVTVSGGNLDERALYDLAYNTIAPQIEQIANVAAATVEGGKIRQININLDPALLQARGLSILDVVKAVKAANLILPSGDIKAGNLDYNVFTNNQFKTVEPIADVVVKVNQQGNPVRVRDLGVVTDSSDIQTNIVRTDGQRSVYLRVNKQPVANTVEVVDALRRAIPKMVGIPPGVKLGISFDQSVYIRQSIKNLGEQALHGSVLAAAVILVFLRNLTSTLIISVAIPLSIMVTFIVLYFTGQTLNVFTLGGLALGVGRLVDDSIVELENIQRHLNANQRRWEAILDAAREVAMPIFASTVTTVVVFLPIFFVVGIAKLLLIPLTLTIAIALFTSFFVSRTVTPALCYKFLKPEHEAHRAMPAWFVRVMDWSRSRYEALDQGYERTLRWVLAHRRTLIVTIVLLFAGSLALLPFIGTEFLPVTDESQFRIVLRAPVGQRVEKTERQVAEVERVLRENIPPEELETIVSSTGVLAQGRSSLFNPNTGPHTSIIQVYLKPPDKRKRNQIQIMNDVRPKVLALFPGVAMFFDPGGLVKRVTSFGSQKAVDVEIYGYELDKAREVIRQVEAIMHQTPGLADIEVSREENYPEVNVLVDREKAALLGISETDVANAVLFSLNGNGQTDPIIYTDPQNGNEYYISAWLAEEYRKDLTDLENIVLTTKNGEPVLLKNVASLKLNAGPVKIDRKYFQRVVHITANPVNRDLGSIAADLETAFAALQLPPGFSIRLAGQIQQQRETFEGLIFASALALILVYMVMAAQFKSLLDPFIIMFSVPMGFPGVILILFLTNTTLSTTSMMGVIMMLGIVVSNGVLLVDYTNVLRRRGVPLHDAVLLAARTRLRPILMTSLATVFGLMPMAIGFGTGGETNAPLARAVVGGLSVSTVLTLFLIPTLYLILEERFPRRLEEELSDTSGNGRSLQPGEIPTPALR; encoded by the coding sequence ATGTGGCTGACTCTTCTAGCGCTCAGGAACCGCGTCGGGATCTTGATGCTGTCGCTGGCGATGGTCGTGTTGGGCGCGACCTCGCTGGAACGCCTACCGGTCGATCTCTTTCCCAACATCCAGGTGCCGGTCGCCTTCGTCGGCGTGATCTATAAAGGCGCGCCGCCGATCGACATCGAACAGAGCGTCGTCTATCCCATCGAGAAAGCCGTCAGCTCCGCCTCCAACGTCGAGCACGTGGAATCGTTCTCCAAGCAGGGCATCGGGGCGGTCCAGATTTGGTTCAACTGGGGGGCCGATATCAACGTCGGCCAGATGGAAGTGATGCAGCGCGTCACCCAGATTTTGAACCAGCTTCCACCCGGCATTCTGCAGCCGTTCATCGTCAAGTTCGACGTGTCCAACATCCCCGTGGCGCTCGTGACGGTCTCCGGCGGCAACCTGGACGAGCGCGCGCTGTATGACCTGGCCTATAACACCATCGCCCCGCAGATCGAACAGATCGCCAACGTCGCCGCGGCGACGGTCGAGGGCGGCAAGATCCGCCAGATCAACATCAATCTTGACCCGGCCCTCTTGCAGGCCAGGGGGTTGTCGATCCTGGACGTGGTCAAGGCCGTCAAGGCGGCGAATCTCATCCTGCCGTCGGGCGATATCAAAGCGGGCAATCTGGACTATAACGTCTTCACCAACAATCAGTTCAAGACCGTCGAGCCGATTGCGGACGTCGTCGTCAAAGTGAACCAGCAGGGAAATCCGGTGCGGGTGCGCGATCTCGGCGTCGTCACGGACTCGTCGGACATTCAAACCAACATCGTGCGCACGGACGGCCAGCGGTCGGTCTATCTCCGCGTGAACAAGCAGCCGGTCGCCAACACGGTCGAAGTCGTGGACGCGCTCCGGCGGGCGATCCCGAAGATGGTCGGCATTCCGCCCGGGGTGAAGCTGGGTATCTCGTTCGATCAGTCCGTGTACATCCGGCAATCGATCAAGAATCTCGGCGAACAGGCCCTGCACGGGTCCGTGCTCGCCGCGGCCGTGATCCTCGTCTTCTTGCGCAACCTGACCAGCACGCTCATCATCTCCGTCGCCATCCCGCTCTCCATCATGGTGACGTTCATCGTGCTCTACTTTACGGGCCAGACGCTCAATGTCTTCACGTTGGGCGGGCTCGCGTTGGGCGTCGGTCGTCTCGTGGACGACTCGATCGTGGAACTGGAGAACATTCAGCGCCACCTCAACGCCAATCAACGCCGCTGGGAAGCCATTCTCGACGCGGCCCGTGAAGTGGCCATGCCGATTTTCGCGTCGACCGTCACGACCGTCGTCGTCTTCCTTCCCATTTTTTTCGTCGTGGGCATCGCCAAGCTGCTCCTGATTCCCCTCACGTTGACGATCGCCATCGCGCTGTTCACCTCGTTCTTCGTCTCGCGGACCGTGACCCCCGCGCTCTGCTACAAATTCCTCAAGCCGGAGCACGAGGCGCACCGCGCGATGCCGGCGTGGTTCGTCCGCGTCATGGACTGGAGCCGCAGCCGGTACGAAGCGTTGGATCAGGGCTATGAACGGACCTTGCGCTGGGTCCTGGCGCATCGTCGCACGCTGATCGTCACGATCGTCCTGTTGTTCGCCGGTTCGCTGGCCTTGCTTCCCTTTATCGGGACCGAATTTCTTCCCGTGACGGACGAGAGCCAGTTTCGGATCGTGCTGCGCGCGCCGGTGGGACAACGGGTCGAGAAGACGGAGCGGCAGGTGGCGGAGGTCGAACGGGTCCTGCGGGAAAACATCCCGCCCGAGGAATTGGAGACCATCGTGTCCAGCACCGGCGTGCTGGCGCAGGGTCGATCGTCGCTCTTCAACCCCAACACCGGTCCGCATACATCGATCATCCAGGTCTATCTGAAGCCCCCGGACAAGCGGAAACGGAACCAGATCCAGATCATGAACGACGTGCGGCCCAAGGTGTTGGCGCTCTTTCCCGGCGTCGCGATGTTTTTCGACCCGGGCGGGCTGGTGAAGCGGGTGACCAGTTTCGGATCGCAGAAGGCCGTGGACGTGGAAATCTACGGCTATGAGCTGGACAAGGCGCGGGAGGTCATCCGGCAGGTCGAAGCGATCATGCATCAAACGCCCGGTCTCGCGGATATCGAAGTCAGCCGGGAGGAAAACTATCCCGAAGTGAACGTCCTCGTCGACCGGGAGAAGGCCGCGCTGCTCGGCATCAGCGAGACCGACGTGGCGAACGCCGTGCTGTTCTCCTTGAACGGAAACGGCCAGACGGACCCGATCATCTACACCGATCCGCAAAACGGCAACGAGTACTATATCAGCGCCTGGCTCGCCGAAGAATACCGGAAGGACCTGACCGATCTGGAGAACATCGTCCTGACGACCAAGAACGGCGAACCGGTTCTGCTGAAGAACGTGGCGTCGCTGAAGCTCAACGCGGGGCCCGTGAAGATCGACCGCAAATACTTCCAGCGGGTCGTGCACATCACGGCCAACCCGGTCAACCGCGACCTCGGCTCGATCGCCGCCGATCTGGAGACCGCCTTCGCCGCGCTGCAATTGCCGCCGGGCTTCAGCATCCGGCTGGCCGGACAGATCCAACAGCAACGGGAAACGTTCGAAGGTCTGATTTTCGCGAGCGCCTTGGCGCTGATCCTGGTCTATATGGTGATGGCCGCCCAGTTCAAATCTTTGCTCGATCCCTTCATCATCATGTTCTCCGTCCCGATGGGCTTCCCCGGAGTCATCCTGATCCTGTTCCTCACCAATACCACGCTGTCCACCACCTCCATGATGGGGGTCATCATGATGCTGGGCATCGTGGTCTCGAACGGGGTCCTGCTGGTGGACTACACCAACGTCCTCCGCCGGCGCGGCGTCCCGTTGCACGACGCGGTTCTCCTCGCCGCCCGCACCAGGTTGCGGCCGATCCTCATGACCTCGCTGGCGACGGTCTTCGGCCTCATGCCGATGGCCATCGGATTCGGCACCGGCGGCGAAACCAACGCACCGCTGGCCCGCGCCGTCGTCGGCGGCCTCAGTGTCTCGACCGTTCTGACGCTGTTCCTGATTCCGACGCTGTACCTGATCCTGGAGGAGCGCTTCCCACGGAGGCTGGAGGAGGAACTGTCGGACACGAGCGGGAACGGACGATCCCTCCAACCGGGGGAAATTCCTACACCGGCCCTTCGTTGA
- a CDS encoding SCP2 sterol-binding domain-containing protein — translation MKPRTVKEFFDVLPGKFDAEAAEGLAAVYQFDLSGPQGGQYYVEIQDGACAVSQGVHPEPHVVFSMSGKDCLQILNGQLDGASVAMSGRLRITGDIGLALHLRALFPTVR, via the coding sequence ATGAAGCCGCGAACGGTCAAGGAGTTTTTCGACGTGCTGCCGGGCAAGTTCGACGCCGAAGCGGCGGAGGGGCTGGCGGCAGTCTATCAGTTCGACTTGAGCGGACCCCAGGGCGGACAATACTACGTGGAGATTCAGGATGGCGCCTGCGCGGTCAGCCAGGGCGTCCACCCCGAGCCGCACGTCGTCTTCTCCATGTCCGGTAAAGACTGTCTTCAGATCTTGAACGGCCAGCTTGACGGAGCTTCGGTCGCCATGTCCGGACGCTTGCGGATCACCGGCGACATCGGCTTGGCGCTCCATCTCAGGGCCTTGTTTCCTACCGTGCGTTAG
- a CDS encoding PilZ domain-containing protein: MIGSDTNRDTVEMSSSPHRRHWPRGAFVTPCSYFLTDTSDPGSVRYLQGDALSINVSSGGMLLLVGHPTRERQILEIRVPTPAGTTAPTLAEVRWTKPIPVEEGESLYLAGVRFLLASAQT, encoded by the coding sequence ATGATCGGCTCGGACACGAATCGCGATACAGTCGAGATGTCTTCTTCGCCGCATCGACGACATTGGCCGCGCGGCGCGTTTGTGACGCCCTGTTCCTATTTTTTGACCGACACGAGCGATCCCGGTTCCGTCAGGTACCTGCAAGGCGACGCGCTCTCGATCAACGTCAGTTCCGGCGGCATGTTGTTGCTCGTGGGTCATCCCACACGGGAACGACAGATCCTGGAAATCCGCGTGCCGACGCCGGCCGGTACCACGGCCCCGACGCTCGCCGAAGTCCGCTGGACCAAACCAATTCCCGTCGAGGAAGGCGAGAGTCTCTATCTGGCCGGGGTTCGGTTCCTCCTCGCTTCCGCTCAAACATAG